A window from Mus caroli chromosome 2, CAROLI_EIJ_v1.1, whole genome shotgun sequence encodes these proteins:
- the Helz2 gene encoding helicase with zinc finger domain 2, whose translation MASVGCSLRSASTSTTNGPSLAGLCAKVDLYLGCSRCTQCLNESTYILREVEHTCLREILLARFKQAAESKIWRKVGRRPSFPTPMRYQVCHYYSPGLGCRRHWNRCTFARSPEEALVWTFELKNNLPRLKLKEAVQGTRAPDRLQTPADTIRAEFGGHFQLLCAICFKCCPPCLCPVDPRGHCPTHQICPTLLIHVIVEGLKRQFVEVRPLPQRRHALNYCMYVGRGVPCRHGASRCGYAHSAVEMAVWKAEQLDGLQRGDLLTYPLFGEDKWKASPNPNPPVTKLYCHACLVTCNSQEAFENHCSSLEHAQMVAFDQSVPWKHRAPPMGLSKFELCPRPDLCEHGEVCIKAHSKQELQEWVQRAQDMELREQAAWQDGLVPYQARLLAEYQRSSKEVSVMAETVRGVSVTCHPSPVHQAQEKIQHRWVFTIHSEDPLLHVALLKQEPGAAFSLVAPSLPPHQLYAQGKHFCVQSSPAQFKVGVLVQAVALGSFEQWVVFDFGRRPVLLQKLKLQLGQTHSQGLNGKPAPSHPQELECWHTGNRHVVLEVDWTPEQEALMAKYKLPSLALEFNQNVPVWGPISRLNYRQRMHKFLYEEEAAQQQLVAKLAMKGQVFLKTALETPALGMLFAPPGALYAKVPFHSSLLPDTDQGFLLSRAVSTALVAPVPAPNSTVYQVRLEARASSEHALWLLLPARCCMALGLQAQDSPILEVQFQIDPMTFRFWHQAVDALLEEHLVVPDLPACTLPHPWPTPPSFRGNHKQKLAVGLIAGRRPEGTKHIPPLLIYGPFGTGKTYTLAMAALEVVRQPHTKVLICTHTNSAADIYIREYFHDYVSSGHPEATPLRVMYADRPPRQTDPTTLQYCCLTEDRQAFRPPTDPELVQHRLVVTTTSQARELQVPAGFFSHIFIDXAAQMLECEALIPLSYALPLTRVVLAGDHMQVTPRLFSVPRDKSAGHTLLHRLFLYYQQEAHKIAQQSRIIFHENYRSTAAIINFVSHHFYLAKGNPIQASGKVPRHPQHYPLMFCHVAGSPEQDMSMTSWLNSAEVTQVVEKVREIYNTWPHCWGPREQRHICAVSHGAQVNALRQELRRRNLGEVSVGSFEILPGREFRVVVLSSVHNRNSLLSPGAPTSEFFTEPRVLNTVMTRAQSQLVAVGDAVALCSSGACRNLWRSFIRECIEHHSAFPEELSLEQIEQGVAQRQNWASVTLKARSPEAEQKSTAQGPQRPIAEGTMVTVKAETRARAAAKAQTXAVAAEDTASGNSASRDAAAEVSTLEGGVSEEDSESDFWPSDWELNADDAILKELLDESQQVTVTVREDGLLDTVVCPAPQKAREYTNLPSSVLRKFLRSNSKQFRRCSFLQETFERALATPLDDTASSPIQVRGRLNCGMAFTGDEVLVQILGPAGDDRRIPGSLQGRVMGVLKRRRHELAFVCRMDEWDPRIMIPINGSVTKIFVAEMKDPQQVPIHRLIQGRVQRVRHETLKPEDRSNRLFWVRIVLWRERFYYPLGIVLEVLPKAITWEQGLHILDLEHGLKAHTPDPASVSKALQRYRSELNTAAGHREDYRHFLTFTVDPQGACNLDDALSVRDLGPVYEVAVHIADVASLVPKDGALDVEARQQGTVFYAPNREPVLMLPASLCQDALSLLPGQDRLAISLFLTMEKGGGQIKSLRFAPSIIRSDRQLSYEEAEELIKRHPGAGLELPAHLDSVEACVVAACYFSWMLRRQRLSAACYYEPPDEDSVLGFRTAHIMVQEYMIQFNSHVAEFLVGNKHTQTLTPLRWQPTPSRQQLDSVFKKYRGLVPLSLHLCHHSNTDYTPNKQLHLLTSLWKQVQLAAGTRDYSQMVDLIAADDMHPSLAPACLDLRRALGRSVFGRSSQGKQQPAVHHSLQVDWYTWATSPIRRYLDVVLQRLILLALGHRGSTYSNRDIDGLCLDFSRQHASAQSYQRRAYSLHLAIQLKTQPQNKLGFVVDVEMGARCFKVLFPINRETLPDPCXIHYHSLQLAEHPQELVSQTGLRLVWRRRMYSVQASKMPLPLLGTSLDPHTQTVDAALWMKLLMLLKEQRWPEVAALIQEQDKRSHPREKVKIHQSRCGHFVEVVYELGSGDTLQVQLGSSLQRGFLAPTLKLWTVVPGFSLCLEHMERPGDCFSSHVHQALQDQYLQVSEYSGAWGPRCALESLTNAVTENDSIVLHDVRISWDTSQGQLQGTFQLEAAFLQEKCINIHFGCCYLCIRLEGLPLPLDSSLPRPSGLGPFLNIDPNTYTWVAHGLSGGDWDHELAGGDWDQENVDDRQEAPKQVYFLIHHMTMEKVPEEVLRPSARFTVEVLSKQLPDLRKEEAVRQLKTASPLVISIALGLPIPELRWPISGPHRLVSELRWPIPGAXRPVSEPHRPMSGPCGPISEPCRSIPDPCRGNWPRQXSFHKASTSRFLERQNYNIPAGHHKLNQSQDRAVRSALQKQFTVIQGPPGTGKTVVGFHIVYWFHRSNQEQMPTGSSPSGXEQLGGPCVLYCGPSNKSVDVLGGLLLRKKTEMKPLRVYGEQAEATEFPLPGVSNRSLFSKTSQEGRPNQSLRSITLHHRIRQAPNPYAAEIRKFDAQLREGKIFSKEDLMVYRRVLGKARKHELERHSVILCTCSCAASKSLKILNVRQILIDEAGMATEPETLIPLVCFSKTVEKVVLLGDHKXLRPVVKSEQLQSLGMDRSLFERYHRDAIMLDTQYRMHKDICSFPSMEFYGGKLKTWSDLRRPPSILGHTGKPSCSVIFGSVQGHEQKLLVSTEDGNENSRANPEEVTEVVRIIKQLTLDRTVDPKDIAVLTPYNAQAAAISRGLTQRGVTGVTVTSITKSQGSEWRYVIVSTVRTCPRSDVDQRPTKSWLKKFLGFVVDPHQVNVAITRAQEALCIIGDHLLLRCCPLWHRLLDFCEAQHSLVSAEKVRVQRKSALSS comes from the exons ATGGCATCCGTGGGTTGCAGTCTGAGGTCGGCCAGCACATCCACCACCAACGGGCCATCCTTAGCCGGACTCTGTGCTAAGGTAGACCTTTACCTGGGCTGCTCCCGCTGCACCCAGTGCCTCAATGAGAGCACCTACATTCTGCGTGAGGTAGAGCACACCTGCCTCAGGGAGATCTTGCTGGCCCGCTTCAAGCAAGCAGCAGAGAGCAAGATCTGGCGTAAGGTGGGCCGCAGGCCCAGCTTCCCAACGCCTATGCGCTATCAAGTCTGTCATTACTATAGCCCAGGGTTGGGCTGTAGGCGTCACTGGAATAGATGCACCTTTGCCCGCAGCCCTGAGGAGGCACTGGTCTGGACATTTGAGCTCAAGAACAACCTTCCCCGACTGAAACTGAAAGAGGCTGTGCAGGGCACCAGAGCCCCAGATAGGCTGCAGACCCCAGCTGACACCATCCGAGCAGAGTTTGGTGGCCACTTCCAACTACTCTGTGCCATCTGCTTCAAGTGCTGTCCCCCATGCCTCTGCCCTGTGGATCCCAGGGGCCATTGCCCTACGCACCAAATCTGCCCCACACTTCTCATCCATGTTATAGTTGAGGGCCTAAAGCGACAATTCGTGGAGGTGCGGCCACTGCCACAAAGAAGACATGCTTTAAACTACTGCATGTATGTGGGCCGTGGGGTACCATGCCGCCACGGGGCCTCACGCTGTGGGTATGCACACAGTGCTGTGGAGATGGCTGTGTGGAAGGCTGAGCAGTTGGATGGTCTTCAGAGAGGAGATCTGCTCACATATCCTCTCTTTGGGGAGGACAAATGGAAAGCcagccctaaccctaaccctcctGTGACCAAACTgtactgccatgcctgcctggtcaCCTGTAATTCTCAAGAGgcatttgagaaccactgctcctcCCTGGAGCACGCACAGATGGTGGCCTTTGACCAGTCTGTGCCCTGGAAACACCGTGCCCCACCAATGGGACTCTCGAAGTTCGAGCTCTGCCCTAG gcctgatcTCTGTGAGCATGGAGAGGTCTGCATCAAGGCACACTCAAAACAGGAGTTACAGGAGTGGGTTCAGCGGGCACAAGACATGGAACTTCGAGAACAGGCCGCCTGGCAGGATGGGCTGGTACCTTACCAGGCACGGCTTCTAGCAGAATACCAGCGCAGCAGCAAAGAAGTATCAGTG ATGGCTGAGACCGTCCGTGGAGTGTCTGTCACTTGCCACCCGTCACCGGTGCATCAGGCCCAGGAGAAGATCCAGCACCGGTGGGTGTTCACCATCCACTCTGAG GATCCCTTGCTACATGTGGCCCTACTCAAGCAAGAGCCTGGAGCAGCCTTCTCACTGGTGGCCCCCAGTCTCCCACCACACCAGCTCTATGCACAGGGAAAGCACTTCTGTGTACAAAGCTCCCCAGCCCAATTCAAGGTAGGGGTGCTTGTGCAGGCTGTCGCTTTAGGCAGCTTCGAGCAGTGGGTGGTCTTTGACTTTGGTCGCAGGCCAGTGCTTCTCCAGAAGCTGAAGTTGCAGCTAGGCCAGACACACAGCCAGGGCCTAAATGGGAAGCCAGCACCCAGCCACCCCCAGGAGCTGGAATGCTGGCACACAGGCAACCGCCACGTGGTGCTTGAGGTAGATTGGACACCCGAGCAGGAAGCCCTGATGGCCAAGTACAAGTTACCCTCCCTGGCCCTGGAGTTCAATCAGAATGTTCCGGTCTGGGGGCCCATCTCTCGTTTGAACTACCGACAGAGGATGCACAAATTTCTCTATGAGGAGGAAGCAGCCCAGCAGCAGCTAGTAGCCAA gctggccatgaaggGCCAGGTATTCCTGAAGACAGCACTGGAGACACCAGCACTCGGCATGCTCTTCGCACCACCAGGGGCCCTCTATGCCAAGGTCCCCTTCCACTCCTCTCTGTTGCCAGACACTGATCAGGGCTTCCTGCTGAGCCGAGCAGTCAGCACAGCCCTTGTGGCTCCTGTGCCTGCGCCTAACAGTACAGTATACCAAGTGCGGCTGGAGGCACGGGCCAGTTCAGAGCACGCACTGTGGCTGCTGTTACCAGCACGATGCTGTATGGCTTTGGGGCTGCAGGCCCAAGACAGCCCCATCTTGGAGGTGCAGTTCCAGATTGACCCTATGACCTTCCGGTTCTGGCATCAGGCAGTGGATGCACTGCTCGAGGAGCACCTGGTGGTTCCTGACCTGCCTGCCtgcaccctgccccacccctggcCCACCCCACCCTCGTTTCGTGGCAATCACAAACAGAAGCTGGCTGTGGGGCTCATTGCAGGCAGAAGACCCGAGGGCACAAAGCACATCCCACCACTGCTCATCTATGGCCCCTTTGGCACCGGCAAGACGTACACATTGGCCATGGCCGCGCTTGAGGTTGTCCGGCAGCCCCACACCAAGGTGCTCATCTGCACACACACCAACAG TGCTGCAGACATCTATATCCGGGAGTATTTCCACGACTACGTCAGCAGTGGCCACCCAGAGGCCACTCCACTCAGGGTGATGTATGCAGATCGTCCTCCAAGACAGACTGATCCAACCACGTTGCAGTACTGCTGCCTAACTGAGGACCGCCAGGCCTTTCGCCCACCCACAGACCCAGAGCTGGTACAACATCGTTTAGTGGTCACCACCACTTCTCAGGCTCGTGAGCTCCAGGTGCCAGCCGGCTTCTTCTCCCACATTTTCATCGACGANGCAGCCCAAATGCTGGAGTGTGAGGCCCTTATCCCACTCTCCTATGCCTTGCCACTAACCCGTGTAGTACTGGCAGGGGACCACATGCAGGTCACACCTAGGCTCTTCAGCGTGCCTAGGGACAAGTCAGCCGGGCACACGTTGCTGCACCGCCTCTTCCTGTACTACCAGCAGGAGGCACACAAGATCGCTCAGCAGAGTCGCATCATCTTCCACGAGAACTACCGGTCAACTGCAGCCATCATCAACTTCGTCTCCCATCATTTCTATTTAGCCAAGGGCAACCCCATCCAGGCCAGTGGCAAAGTCCCACGCCACCCCCAACACTACCCTCTCATGTTCTGCCATGTGGCAGGCAGCCCTGAGCAGGACATGTCCATGACATCCTGGCTTAACTCGGCTGAGGTCACCCAGGTGGTGGAGAAGGTGAGGGAGATCTATAACACCTGGCCTCACTGCTGGGGACCCCGGGAGCAGAGACACATCTGTGCTGTCTCTCATGGTGCCCAG GTTAATGCGCTAAGACAGGAGCTAAGAAGGAGGAACCTTGGTGAGGTGTCTGTGGGCAGCTTTGAGATCCTGCCAG GGCGTGAATTCCGGGTGGTGGTACTGAGCTCTGTCCACAACCGCAATAGTCTTCTTAGCCCTGGGGCACCAACCTCAGAGTTCTTCACTGAGCCTCGAGTCCTGAACACGGTCATGACTCGTGCCCAGTCTCAGCTGGTGGCTGTGGGAGATGCTGTGGCCCTCTGCTCCTCTGGAGCCTGCAGAAATCTCTGGAGAAGCTTCATCCGCGAGTGCATAGAACACCACAGCGCCTTCCCCGAGGAGCTGTCGCTGGAACAGATTGAGCAGGGTGTGGCCCAGAGACAGAACTGGGCCTCGGTGACACTCAAAGCTAGGAGCCCAGAGGCAGAGCAAAAATCTACAGCCCAGGGCCCACAAAGGCCCATAGCTGAAGGGACCATGGTCACGGTGAAGGCAGAGACCAGAGCCAGGGCAGCAGCCAAGGCACAGACTGNGGCAGTAGCAGCCGAAGACACAGCAAGCGGGAACTCAGCCTCTAGAGATGCAGCAGCAGAAGTGTCCACCCTGGAAGGGGGGGTGTCCGAGGAAGATTCTGAGTCTGACTTCTGGCCTTCTGACTGGGAGCTCAATGCTGATGATGCCATCCTGAAGGAACTTCTCGACGAGAGCCAGCAAGTGACTGTGACTGTTAGGGAGGACGGACTTCTGGACACCGTGGTTTGCCCTGCACCACAGAAGGCCCGAGAGTACACAAACCTACCCTCATCTGTGCTGCGGAAGTTCCTGCGCTCAAACTCCAAGCAATTCCGCCGCTGCAGCTTCCTACAGGAGACCTTTGAGAGAGCACTGGCCACTCCGCTGGACGACACGGCCTCTAGCCCTATCCAGGTCAGGGGCCGTCTGAACTGTGGGATGGCCTTCACGGGGGATGAGGTGCTAGTACAGATCCTGGGCCCAGCAGGAGATGACAGGCGCATCCCTGGGAGCCTGCAGGGCCGTGTGATGGGTGTGTTAAAGAGGAGGAGGCACGAACTGGCCTTTGTGTGTCGGATGGATGAGTGGGACCCCCGCATCATGATCCCTATCAACGGTTCTGTGACTAAGATTTTTGTGGCAGAGATGAAGGACCCACAGCAAGTTCCCATCCACCGCCTCATTCAAGGCCGGGTACAGCGCGTGAGGCACGAGACACTCAAGCCTGAGGACCGGAGCAACCGGCTTTTCTGGGTCCGTATTGTCCTTTGGCGGGAACGTTTCTACTATCCACTAGGCATTGTCCTGGAGGTGCTGCCCAAGGCCATCACCTGGGAGCAGGGCCTTCATATCCTTGACCTAGAGCATGGCCTGAAGGCCCACACACCAgacccagcctcagtttccaagGCTCTGCAGAGATACCGCTCAGAGCTAAACACGGCCGCTGGTCACCGAGAGGACTACCGCCACTTCCTGACCTTCACTGTGGACCCCCAGGGTGCCTGCAACCTTGATGACGCTCTTAGTGTCCGGGACCTAGGCCCAGTGTATGAGGTGGCAGTGCATATTGCTGATGTGGCCAGCTTGGTGCCCAAGGATGGGGCCCTGGATGTGGAAGCCCGCCAGCAGGGCACTGTGTTCTATGCCCCCAACAGGGAGCCGGTACTCATGCTGCCTGCCAGCTTGTGCCAGGATGCGCTGAGCCTTCTCCCTGGTCAGGATCGCCTtgccatctctctcttcctcaccatGGAGAAAGGCGGTGGCCAGATCAAGAGCCTGCGATTTGCACCCTCCATAATCCGCTCTGACCGCCAGCTGTCGTATGAGGAAGCCGAAGAACTGATCAAGAGACACCCTGGGGCTGGCCTGGAGCTGCCAGCCCACCTGGACTCTGTGGAGGCCTGTGTTGTGGCTGCCTGCTACTTCTCTTGGATGTTACGTCGCCAGCGCCTCTCAGCTGCCTGTTACTATGAGCCGCCAGACGAGGACAGTGTGCTGGGCTTCCGCACAGCCCACATCATGGTCCAAGAGTACATGATCCAGTTTAACAGCCATGTGGCTGAATTCCTTGTAGgcaacaagcacacacagacactcacaccaCTCAGGTGGCAGCCCACACCCAGTAGGCAGCAGCTTGACAGTGTTTTCAAGAAGTACAGAGGCCTGGTGCCTCTGTCCCTGCACCTGTGCCACCACTCGAACACTGACTATACCCCCAACAAGCAGCTGCATCTCCTGACTTCCCTCTGGAAACAAGTGCAGCTTGCAGCTGGTACTCGGGACTACAGCCAGATGGTGGACCTTATTGCTGCAGATGACATGCACCCTTCACTGGCTCCTGCTTGCCTGGACTTGCGAAGGGCTCTAGGCCGCTCTGTTTTTGGTCGCTCCAGCCAGGGTAAGCAGCAACCTGCTGTTCACCACTCGCTGCAGGTGGATTGGTACACATGGGCGACCTCACCCATCCGTAGGTATCTAGATGTGGTGCTGCAGCGGCTGATCCTGCTGGCACTGGGCCACAGGGGCTCTACATATTCTAACAGGGACATTGATGGGCTCTGCCTGGACTTCAGTCGCCAGCATGCAAGTGCCCAGAGCTACCAACGGAGGGCCTACAGCCTGCACCTGGCCATCCAGCTCAAGACCCAGCCTCAAAACAAGCTGGGCTTCGTAGTGGATGTCGAGATGGGTGCCCGCTGCTTCAAAGTGCTTTTCCCTATAAACCGTGAAACGCTGCCCGATCCCTGCCNGATTCACTACCATTCCCTGCAGTTGGCTGAGCACCCCCAGGAGCTAGTGAGCCAGACAGGCTTGCGGCTTGTATGGCGGCGCCGCATGTACTCGGTGCAGGCGTCCAAAATGCCTTTACCACTTCTGGGCACAAGTCTTGATCCACACACCCAGACTGTAGATGCAGCCCTGTGGATGAAGCTACTGATGCTGCTGAAGGAGCAGCGCTGGCCTGAGGTAGCTGCCCTCATCCAGGAGCAAGATAAGCGTTCTCATCCAAGGGAGAAAGTAAAGATCCACCAGAGCCGCTGTGGACACTTTGTAGAGGTGGTCTACGAGCTGGGCAGTGGAGATACCCTGCAGGTTCAGCTTGGTTCCAGCCTGCAGCGGGGCTTCCTGGCACCAACCCTGAAGCTGTGGACTGTGGTCCCTGGCTTCAGCCTCTGTCTGGAGCACATGGAACGNCCAGGCGACTGCTTTTCAAGCCATGTGCACCAGGCTCTGCAAGACCAGTACCTTCAAGTCAGCGAGTACTCGGGTGCGTGGGGGCCACGCTGCGCCCTGGAGTCGCTCACCAATGCTGTTACAGAAAACGACTCCATCGTGCTGCACGACGTGCGTATCTCTTGGGACACATCCCAGGGGCAGTTGCAGGGCACCTTCCAGCTGGAAGCTGCTTTTCTCCAGGAGAAATGCATCAACATCCACTTTGGCTGTTGCTACCTCTGCATTCGGCTGGAGGGGCTCCCTCTCCCCCTAGATAGCTCACTCCCTAGGCCTAGTGGCCTTGGCCCCTTCCTGAACATTGACCCCAATACATATACCTGGGTGGCCCATGGGCTGTCTGGTGGTGACTGGGACCATGAACTGGCTGGTGGTGACTGGGACCAGGAGAATGTGGATGATCGGCAGGAGGCGCCCAAGCAGGTATATTTCCTCATCCATCACATGACCATGGAGAAGGTTCCAGAAGAGGTGCTGAGACCTAGCGCTCGGTTCACTGTGGAAGTGCTGTCTAAGCAGCTTCCTGACCT CCGCAAGGAAGAAGCAGTGCGTCAGCTGAAAACAGCATCCCCATTGGTCATTAGCATCGCCTTGGGCCTGCCTATCCCTGAGCTCCGTTGGCCAATATCTGGGCCCCATCGCTTAGTATCTGAGCTCCGTTGGCCAATACCTGGGGCCCNTCGCCCAGTATCTGAGCCCCATCGCCCAATGTCCGGGCCCTGTGGCCCAATATCTGAACCGTGTCGCTCAATCCCCGATCCCTGCCGCGGCAACTGGCCTCGCCAGCNTTCTTTCCACAAGG CATCTACTAGCAGGTTCTTGGAGCGGCAGAACTACAATATCCCTGCTGGACATCATAAACTGAACCAGAGCCAGGACAGGGCTGTCAGGAGTGCTCTGCAGAAGCAGTTCACAGTCATCCAGGGCCCACCAG GCACTGGGAAGACCGTTGTGGGCTTCCACATCGTGTACTGGTTCCACAGGTCAAACCAGGAGCAGATGCCAACTGGCAGCAGCCCGAGTGGAGNGGAGCAGCTGGGGGGCCCATGTGTCTTATACTGTGGACCCTCCAACAAGTCTGTGGATGTCCTGGGAG GACTGCTcctgaggaagaagacagagatgaaGCCCCTGCGTGTATATGGGGAGCAGGCAGAGGCCACTGAATTCCCGCTGCCAGGAGTGAGCAACAGGAGTCTGTTTAGCAAGACCTCTCAGGAAGGAAGACCGAACCAGAGCCTCAG GAGCATTACCCTCCACCACCGGATCCGCCAGGCCCCCAACCCGTATGCAGCAGAGATCAGAAAATTTGATGCCCAGCTTCGGGAAGGGAAAATATTCTCAAAGGAGGATCTTATGGT GTACAGGAGAGTCTTGGGGAAGGCACGCAAACATGAACTGGAGCGGCACTCGGTCATCCTGTGCACGTGCTCCTGTGCGGCATCAAAGAGCCTGAAAATTCTGAATGTTCGACAGATCCTTATCGACGAGGCAGGCATGGCCACCGAGCCAGAAACCCTTATCCCCTTGGTGTGCTTCTCAAAGACGGTTGAGAAG GTGGTTCTGCTTGGAGACCACAAGCANCTTCGGCCTGTGGTCAAGAGTGAACAGCTGCAGAGTCTGGGGATGGATCGGTCTCTCTTTGAGAGGTACCACAGGGACGCCATCATGCTGGACACACAGTACCGTATGCATAAGGACATCTGTTCCTTCCCCTCCATGGAGTTTTATGGGGGAAAGCTAAAGACCTGGTCTGACCTGAGGCGTCCGCCTAGTATCCTGGGTCACACCGGCAAGCCGAGCTGTTCCGTCATCTTCGGCTCTGTGCAGGGCCACGAGCAGAAGCTGCTGGTGTCCACCGAGGATGGCAATGAGAACTCTAGGGCCAACCCGGAGGAGGTCACAGAGGTG GTCCGCATCATCAAGCAGTTGACCCTGGACCGGACGGTGGATCCCAAAGATATTGCTGTCCTTACACCCTACAATGCACAGGCTGCTGCAATCAGCAGGGGCCTCACGCAAAGAGGGGTCACCGGAGTAACTGTGACCTCTATCACCAAGAGCCAGG ggagTGAATGGCGCTATGTGATAGTAAGCACTGTCCGAACATGCCCCAGGAGTGATGTGGACCAGCGGCCAACCAAGAGCTGGCTCAAGAAGTTTCTGGGCTTTGTTGTGGACCCCCACCAAGTAAACGTGGCCATCACCCGGGCCCAGGAGGCATTGTGCATCATTG GGGACCATCTACTGCTACGCTGCTGCCCACTCTGGCACCGTCTCCTAGACTTCTGTGAGGCTCAGCACAGCCTGGTGTCTGCTGAGAAGGTGCGGGTCCAGAGAAAATCTGCTCTGTCTTCTTGA